The DNA sequence TTCCCGCGCTCGGTCGAGCAGGCCGAGGCGCTCAAGCAGATGCTCGCCAAGCGCAACCTCGGGCTGGACGCCGTCGTCGAGTTCCGGGTTCCCGAGGACGAGCTGGTCGAGCGGCTCAAGGGCCGCGGCCGCGCCGACGACACCGAAGATGTCATTCGCAACCGGTTCAAGGTCTACCGCGACGAGACCGCCCCGCTGCTGGACTACTACGCCGGCGAGCTCAAGACCGTCGACGCGGTCGGCTCTCTCGACGAGGTCTTCGCCCGGGCCCTGCAGGCACTGGGTCGCTGAACCCTGATGGTCTCGCTGCCCGGACTGCGTAATCGCAAGACCGTGCCGGCCCGCACGGCCGGCGAGCTGGACGCGATGGCCGCCGCCGGCGCGGTGGTGGCCGCCGCGTTGCGGGCGGTCCGGGAGGCAGCCGCGGTCGGTCTGTCCACCAAGGATCTCGACGACGCCGCGGAGACGGTGATCCGCGAGGCCGGTGGCATTCCGTCGTTCCTGGGCTACCACGGTTACCCGGCGAGCATCTGTTCGTCGGTCAACGACCGCGTGGTGCACGGCATCCCGACGGCTGAGGAGAAGCTGGCGTCGGGGGACCTGGTGTCCATCGACTGCGGCGCGATCCTCGACGGCTGGCACGGCGACTCGGCGATCACGTTCGGCATCGGGGCCCTGACCCCGATGGACGAGGCGCTGTCGGCGGCCACCCGGGAGTCGATGGAGGCAGGTATCGCCGCGATGATTCCCGGCAACCGCCTCACCGACGTCTCGCACGCCATTGAGATGGGCACCCGCGCCGCCGAGCGCACCTATGGGCGTCGCTTCGGCATCGTCGAGGGCTACGGCGGGCACGGCATCGGCAGGCAGATGCACATGGACCCGTTCCTGCCCAATGAGGGCCAACCCGGTCGCGGCCCGCACCTGGTGGTCGGGTCCGTGCTGGCGATCGAGCCCATGCTGACTCTGGGCACCGTCAAGACCAGGGTGCTGGCCGACGAGTGGACCGTCGTCACCTCGGACGGCACCCGGGCGGCACACTGGGAGCACACGGTGGCCGTCACCGAAGACGGTCCGCGCATCCTCACCGCCTGATTTCGCCGGGCCGCATCCGGTATCTCGCGCCTCCGGCGCACACTTGAACCAGGCGTTGGCCGGTCTCGTGTCTCCTTCCGGAGGTG is a window from the Mycolicibacterium anyangense genome containing:
- a CDS encoding adenylate kinase; this translates as MRIVLLGPPGAGKGTQAVKLAEKLGIPQISTGDLFRHNISTGTELGLEAKKYLDAGDLVPAALTNALVDDRLDDADVTGGFILDGFPRSVEQAEALKQMLAKRNLGLDAVVEFRVPEDELVERLKGRGRADDTEDVIRNRFKVYRDETAPLLDYYAGELKTVDAVGSLDEVFARALQALGR
- the map gene encoding type I methionyl aminopeptidase; amino-acid sequence: MVSLPGLRNRKTVPARTAGELDAMAAAGAVVAAALRAVREAAAVGLSTKDLDDAAETVIREAGGIPSFLGYHGYPASICSSVNDRVVHGIPTAEEKLASGDLVSIDCGAILDGWHGDSAITFGIGALTPMDEALSAATRESMEAGIAAMIPGNRLTDVSHAIEMGTRAAERTYGRRFGIVEGYGGHGIGRQMHMDPFLPNEGQPGRGPHLVVGSVLAIEPMLTLGTVKTRVLADEWTVVTSDGTRAAHWEHTVAVTEDGPRILTA